In one window of Agromyces badenianii DNA:
- a CDS encoding ABC transporter permease, translated as MGTRLKDQWPTLLVAALAGTFGVALLHITGLLAAAIAADDVTGGSDTVSLMLDIVAIVFIVIAIYVSAIVTANTVATVVAGRTRLIALLRLIGSSARAQRTQIAKEGLLVGVAGAAIGVVLGTGIAAGLGGIAVAGELMPAVEYDYLDAMVVLPAIAVIVTTWLASWAGSRRVLRVRPIEAIGNANEQDREELGRRRGRNVTALVLFVAGVGMLAAGVIWGLTEPYGVLLGMLGGIVSFTGIVLGAHVVMPPVLRLIGRLLGNSPAARLAAENAVRHPERSSRMTIGLVIGVTLVTTFSVTMESYRAMLLAAQQAQPEVYAGIEEMLNVTVAIFTVLIGFSALIAAIGMVNTLSLSVMQRTRELGLLRALGFDRRQLRRMIVVESAALTLAATATGIVLGFGYGWAGAQALLGGAQGEPVFVLPGIPWALFGGLLVAAAVLTLVASIAPARRAMRVSPVVALAVD; from the coding sequence GGCAGCGACACGGTCTCGCTCATGCTCGACATCGTCGCGATCGTCTTCATCGTGATCGCGATCTACGTGAGTGCGATCGTGACGGCGAACACCGTCGCGACCGTCGTCGCCGGCCGCACGCGCCTCATCGCGCTGCTGCGCCTCATCGGATCGAGCGCTCGAGCGCAGCGCACGCAGATCGCGAAGGAGGGGCTGCTCGTCGGAGTCGCGGGCGCGGCGATCGGCGTCGTGCTCGGCACCGGCATCGCCGCAGGGCTCGGGGGGATCGCCGTCGCGGGCGAGCTCATGCCGGCAGTCGAGTACGACTACCTCGACGCCATGGTCGTGCTGCCCGCGATCGCGGTCATCGTCACGACGTGGCTGGCATCGTGGGCCGGCTCGCGGCGGGTGCTGCGCGTTCGGCCGATCGAGGCGATCGGCAACGCGAACGAGCAGGATCGCGAGGAGCTCGGGCGCCGCCGCGGCCGCAACGTCACCGCGCTCGTGCTGTTCGTCGCCGGCGTCGGCATGCTCGCGGCGGGCGTCATCTGGGGGCTCACCGAACCCTACGGCGTACTGCTCGGCATGCTCGGCGGGATCGTCTCGTTCACCGGCATCGTGCTCGGCGCGCATGTCGTGATGCCCCCGGTGCTGCGCCTCATCGGCCGACTGCTCGGCAACTCGCCGGCGGCTCGACTCGCCGCCGAGAACGCGGTGCGCCATCCCGAGCGCAGCTCTCGCATGACGATCGGGCTCGTCATCGGCGTCACGCTCGTGACGACGTTCTCGGTGACCATGGAGTCGTACCGGGCGATGCTGCTCGCCGCTCAGCAGGCGCAACCCGAGGTGTACGCGGGCATCGAGGAGATGCTGAACGTCACGGTCGCGATCTTCACGGTGCTCATCGGCTTCAGCGCACTGATCGCGGCGATCGGCATGGTGAACACGCTCTCGCTCAGCGTGATGCAGCGCACGCGTGAGCTCGGCCTGCTGCGGGCACTCGGCTTCGACCGTCGGCAGTTGCGGCGGATGATCGTCGTCGAGAGCGCGGCGCTCACCCTCGCTGCGACCGCGACCGGCATCGTGCTGGGATTCGGCTACGGCTGGGCCGGGGCGCAGGCGCTCCTCGGGGGTGCGCAGGGCGAACCGGTCTTCGTGCTGCCCGGCATCCCGTGGGCGTTGTTCGGCGGGCTGCTCGTCGCGGCGGCGGTGCTGACCCTCGTCGCCTCGATCGCCCCGGCGCGGCGCGCGATGCGGGTCTCGCCGGTGGTCGCGCTCGCGGTCGACTAG